In Chitinivibrio alkaliphilus ACht1, a genomic segment contains:
- the fliN gene encoding flagellar motor switch protein FliN translates to MSDFLSQDDIDALLQSEEVSGGSSSGGGDALEAIVADFNSQQGSVIKTLIGKEITFTFEEKVDSEEGAQLFENTEYLGIDIPFTGAVEGTATLYMSKKHVATFADLMVMGDGAAPYNAEEHNDAIKELYSAVAGGYTTDLGGKADGSVNYDTIEIQDGDTTLDLPAATAKISVTIETGDPFYILLAMDTSLHGQLNELYGGSSENLEEEEEEASAPRNRPFDDDDDLLSQDELDSLTTASSSLSGGYETSEPTPQKPRVKPASQKNIDMLLDIDLDIAIELGKTEISIKRVLDMAPGSMVELDSFAGEPVNLLVNNKVVAKGEVVVVDENFGVRIISLVSPEERIKSLR, encoded by the coding sequence ATGAGTGATTTTCTCTCTCAAGACGATATAGATGCACTACTTCAATCAGAAGAGGTTTCAGGGGGCTCAAGCAGTGGTGGCGGTGATGCCTTGGAAGCAATTGTGGCCGACTTTAACTCACAACAGGGATCCGTCATAAAAACCCTTATCGGCAAAGAAATCACTTTTACCTTTGAAGAGAAAGTTGATTCTGAAGAAGGGGCACAACTCTTTGAGAATACGGAGTATCTGGGAATTGATATCCCCTTTACCGGTGCCGTAGAAGGTACAGCAACCCTCTACATGTCAAAAAAACATGTGGCAACCTTTGCCGACCTTATGGTTATGGGTGACGGAGCAGCACCGTACAACGCAGAAGAGCATAATGATGCAATTAAGGAGCTTTACAGTGCCGTTGCCGGAGGATATACCACAGACCTTGGTGGCAAAGCCGACGGTTCTGTAAACTACGACACCATTGAGATACAAGATGGCGATACAACCTTGGATCTTCCTGCGGCAACAGCAAAGATATCAGTTACTATCGAAACAGGAGACCCCTTCTATATTCTTCTCGCCATGGATACGTCTCTCCACGGGCAGCTCAATGAGCTATACGGTGGTTCATCTGAAAATCTGGAAGAGGAAGAAGAGGAGGCGTCTGCCCCCCGAAACCGCCCCTTTGATGATGATGATGATCTTCTTTCTCAAGATGAACTTGATTCATTGACAACAGCGTCTTCAAGCCTTAGCGGTGGATATGAGACAAGTGAACCGACACCACAGAAGCCTCGGGTCAAGCCTGCATCTCAGAAAAATATTGACATGCTTCTCGATATTGATCTGGATATTGCCATTGAACTGGGCAAAACAGAGATATCTATCAAACGAGTTCTCGATATGGCTCCGGGATCAATGGTTGAACTTGATAGCTTTGCCGGCGAACCGGTGAATCTCTTGGTAAACAACAAGGTTGTAGCCAAGGGTGAGGTGGTGGTGGTTGACGAAAACTTTGGAGTGCGTATCATCTCCCTTGTTTCTCCCGAGGAGCGTATCAAAAGCCTTCGATAA